A stretch of DNA from Streptomyces venezuelae:
CCGTTCCGGAGACCACGTTGGGGGCGCCGTCGGCGGTGGTCGAGCGGTAGTGGATCTTCCAGGCCTTGGTGTGGGTCGGCTGGCCGGGCAGCGGGTGGAAGGCGGACGGGGTACTGCTGACGATGTCGCCGGGCGCGGCTCCGGCCGCAGTGGGGCCGGTTGCGCCGGTGGCGCCCGTCGCGGGCACGGCGGCCGACAGGACCAGGGCGGTGGCGAGGGCGGTGAGGGAGGTGAGGGCGGTGGCACGGATGCGCATGGGCGGCTCTCCCAACGGTCCGGGTGGGGGTAGGTGAGGAGACCGTAGTGACCGGCCGGTCGGCATGGCGCTGACCGCGCAGCTCAGCTTTGCTGGCCGGACCGTCCACCCGCAGCGGACGCCCCGCCCGAAGGCCCGCCCCCCGGCCTTCCCGAAGGCCCGCCCAGCCGGTACGCGCCCGGAGTCGTCCCCGTCCACCGCCGGAACGCCCGGTGGAAGGCGGTGTCCTCGGAGAAGCCCAGCCGCGCCGCCAGCTCCGCGATCGGCTCCCCGCCCTCGGCCAGTCCGGCGATCGCCGCATCCCGCCGCACCTGGTCCTTGAGCTGCTGGAACGAGGTCCCGTCCTGCTGGAGCCGGCGCCGTAGCGTGGCCGGGGACACCGCGAGCCGGGCCGCCACCTCCCCGAGCGCAGGCAGCCGGGGCGAGGCCCGCAGCTCCTGCGCGAGGGCCCGCCGTACCTGCTCCGCGACCGTGGTCCCGTACTCCGGCCGGGAGAGCAGGTCGAACGGCGCCCGCCGGAGCATCGCATCGAGTGCCGGTTCGTCGCGGACCAGGGGCGCGGACAGCCAGTGCGCGGCGAAGACCGCGCCGGTCCTGCCCGCCCCGAACCGGACCGGGCAGTCGAAGAGCACCGCGTACTCGTCCTCGTGCGGCGGCGGCGGATACGCGAAATCGGTGTACGCGAGCGGAATGCGGCGCCCGATCAGCCAGCTGCACAGCCGGTGCCAGATGGCGAGCAGGCACTCCGTCAGGAACCGCTCCTCGTCGCGGGCGAGATCGTTGCGGACGGTGAACCGCGCCTCGTCCCCCGCCACCTCCAGCGCCAGGTCCGGGCCGCCCGGGAACAGCCCGTAGAACGCCACCCCGCGCCGGATGGCCGCACCCAGGTCCCGGCAGCCCAGCGAGGCGTGACACATCATCGCGAAGGTGCCGGGCCTGCTGGGCGGCCCACTGCCCAGCCCGAGGAACTCGTCCTGGGTGGTGC
This window harbors:
- a CDS encoding AraC family transcriptional regulator, which translates into the protein MGRRTVTVHHVRAVLAGVRRRGVDTVPLLQEAQIPPSLLGDDRARITPAQFARLFRALYRTTQDEFLGLGSGPPSRPGTFAMMCHASLGCRDLGAAIRRGVAFYGLFPGGPDLALEVAGDEARFTVRNDLARDEERFLTECLLAIWHRLCSWLIGRRIPLAYTDFAYPPPPHEDEYAVLFDCPVRFGAGRTGAVFAAHWLSAPLVRDEPALDAMLRRAPFDLLSRPEYGTTVAEQVRRALAQELRASPRLPALGEVAARLAVSPATLRRRLQQDGTSFQQLKDQVRRDAAIAGLAEGGEPIAELAARLGFSEDTAFHRAFRRWTGTTPGAYRLGGPSGRPGGGPSGGASAAGGRSGQQS